Part of the Ictalurus furcatus strain D&B chromosome 10, Billie_1.0, whole genome shotgun sequence genome, tactcaagggcccatcagtggcagcttggcagtgctggggcttgaacccccgcccttctgatcagtaacccagagccaggcagtgctggggcttgaacccccgaccttgcgatcagtaatccagagccaggcagtgctggggcttgaacccccgaccttgcgatcagtaatccagagccaggcagtgctggggcttgaacccccgaccttgcgatcagtaatccagagccacACAGTGCTGTGCTTGAACCCCCGCcattccaatcagtaacccagagccaggcagtgctggggattgaacccccaaccatccgatcagtaatccagagccttaagcgccaagctaccactgacccAATATTGACTCTCATATAGTGACccaatatttcttatttttcatattatatGTAGAGACATGCTAGCAGAAGTATAATGTAAAGTATATGGCTGTAGAGTGAACTGAGTGCTTTTGAAAGTATAGATGTTGTGACTGCTAAGAGCTGAAGCAAAATGTATTTAGAAATGAACAGAAGCATCtgatatgttttaaataaaggacTGTAAATATAGAATAATATCCACAACTGAGTTTTTCAAGCTCAAAAAGTGGAATGTTTTGGACTGGTGTTGTTCATGACAAACTAGTGCAAGCTACCCAGAGTCCCCTGGTTATTTAGGGAGTCACTACTTTCATCCAAATACAAAGCATGATGATATGTGATTCATTTAaatttcagtaactgctttagcctggtcagggtcaagtGAATCCAGAGCACAATCTCAggaacacagaacacacacacacacacaaacacacacaggggcaGTTTAGAGTACCCAGTCTactttttgggaggtgggagaaaactggagaacctgaaggaaaccaaTGCAGACATGATGAAAACATGagaaacaccacacagacaataaTCCGAGCTTAGGTGACACTACCACTGTGCTACCCAATTTTATTTTTCCGGTTGCGAATTGTGCCATGACCCTTGTTTTCATAACTCCCAGCCTATCATTCCTATAGCTACCCTAATATTGATGCAAATCCATAATACATTCGGACAGTCTGTACTTACCCGTGTAACCCATGAACAAACtgaattttaaacaaaacaaaggttgTGTCACTACTCAACTACTTACAGGCTGCAGCGTATATCAGTAACACATATATATTACCGTTTATTGATTGATGTAAAACTGATCAATCTTGTTATGCCAAATGTAATCAGTGAAGGGAATGTTGTCACAGTTCTGAGTCTGCATGCAATTTACCCAACATAATTCTCACCTGTACACATCAGCTGCAGCAGGGATGATGTTAGTGTTACCCAACAAAACTTCAGGTGCAGAGTAAATGCGGCAGAGGTTTCCACAGTGGAAAGTGCTGCTTAGTACTTCTGAGTCCTCTTTTCTATAGGCCTTCAAACCATAGTCTGTGTAATCATGGAGGAATTTGGTATTTATCAGCACTTGTGAGACTCATTTCTTCTAAAACATCAACACCACAgaaaaggaaagtgttttttgttttatttatttattacagatttttttaaaacctgatATTTTGCAGACCCAGCGATCATCAACAACGCAGTTGCGGGAATAAAGTCGCTCATGGAACATTTTGTGTTGGTGGAGATAAGCCATCCCACGGGCGATATCAGTGGCAAATGATAAGCTGACGGAAACAGAAACTTGTTTTGTACAACATTTTACTGCTATTAGTAGAATATTTGAGTGGAAATAAACAATGAAGGATTTACCGAAAGCCCCAATTGATAGGAATATCTTCATTCAAAAGAACGTCAGCCAGGCTTCCTTTAGGACAATATTCTGTAATGATGCAAATGTATGGGACTTCAATGGAGCCTCCGATAAACTTAGCCAGATTTGGATGATCTAGTTCCCTAATTGAGAACAACCATTTTGTGAACATAGACTTGTATGAATCAATGGAGCTATGAACGAAATGTGATATGAAAGATATATTAATAACAAACTTACATATCACAACATATTTTGTTACATATGTATAATGAGTTATAATTATATGCCTCGTGCACGTCCTAACTCATTCACTGCCACACGGGCCTACTTGGAAAATCATAAAGTGGTAAGCATTAAGAACCACTGACCTTACTTCTTTCACTTCTTTCCGGATTGTTTTGGAGAGAGTGAAGTGCTTCTTCTGGATGTGTTTCACAGCCACTGTCCTTCCATCACTAACGAGAAAGACAAGCAGATTGGATTCCACCGTGCATGCGTGAGAACACATGAAAATGCAATAATTTGCTCCTACTCACTAGATGCCTGGCTGAATGAAACCTGGCTGGAAGCTGGCGTTCACCACTGTGCACACTGTGACATCCGTGGCCCGGCTGATGCTGGAGTTGCTCTTCACTGGCTGTAGACTCATTGTGCTACAGAAGCCCATGTAGCATGCTTTGCCTGTGAGCACAACAAAGCTGTCACCATCTTTAGAAACCTTTATTGTGCAGCCAAACCAgtctaataaacacacatttcctACCATACCTTTTCAATTATAATGTATATCCATCCACTAATTAACCCTTTCCTACAtgctgttgccatatggcaacaattaatttaccGCCAATTTTTTTCATAGGCAATGATGCAAAACGACTAATTGGAAAAAGTCGGCTTTAACTTGGACATAACAAAAGcatgccatgtcacatgaccaggaagtgcacttccttttctgcaatcacatgacATGTTGAAAGTGATCATTCAAGGGctcttaaaattaatttaataatttatttgattaattgttCAATATTTAAGCAAAGctacttaaaggaaaacatttaaacacttttacatgcttactatGTGGTGtggtaaagaaaaaaactctTATAGTCTgcaaaatgcagtaattggaattgAAATCTCATACATTTAGTGTTATTTCTGACGATATGATATGGTGACTAtaactttccaccattgcacattgtttCCATACGGCAACAGTTTACcaactaattcaagtaataaaaatccatgaaaacttttttttttgatgtaaatgtaataattcatgcagtagagggttaacaGACAGGCCATAAAATCTCTGTTTATTGGTGATGTGTTGATCTGACTGCACAATAAAAGTACCTGGTGAACTTTACTAATTTATTATGGTCCTGGAAGATCTTACCAAACATTATATTATTGTAATTGATTATCCAACTCTCATCCCAAAACATCTTCTGCTTTTGATATTGCAGCCACTATGGAGAAGTTATAGAGTAACGATTAAAACACAGAATttctttagaaaaaaagaattttaattgAAGCATTTTACTGTTAAAGATGGGTATTCATTaagatgttcttttttttcccatcacAAAACTCTTTAATAAGGAAATTGCTTTAGTAATTTATTTAGTGAATGTAATAGCAGTATGTTGACAGTAGCGTAATACGAGCTTCCTCACCACTACAGTTAAGATGAAACCAGTACAGATCAGGACAACCGGGAGTCCAATGGCAATCTTGATGGACGTGGCCATAGGACAGACACCACAGTCTGCAGGGCATGTCAGGCAGCTCTCCTCTAACTCACAGATGTCATCTCCGCACACTGACCCACAGAGATAGACGAAGAGATCAACAGAGATTCACAGTATTACAGATATACAATTTGTTTCTGTTGTAaaaagtaatatttaaaaaatgtaaaaaaagcaACACATTTTGTAATTTACTACCCCCAACACTATAAAGGACCTAATGTAAAGACTACCAACCTTGGGCACTAACGACAAGCACCTTGGATTCCAGTGCAGCATGCATCTGTCCTACCTTGACATGGGCAATGACTGATGTGACTCCCAAGTGCACAAGCACCACCTGTGCAATGAGAATCATAACTGATGCACCATCATGCAGGCTTGTTGAATATTAAAACGGAATGTTGTTTTTTATCACAAGTGGACTGACATGAATATAATTGACAttttttgattatatttacaaataatagTCACATGAATGAGCACAGAGACTTTTTGATCACCTTTGAGGTCCAGAGAAGCTGACTCATCTTGCCTGCTTTAGATACAGTATGAGTGACAATCTCGCCATCATCTGGGATCCAAGGACCACAAATCCCTCTGCCTCTCTGTGACAGTAAACAGCAATTTATGGTGTCTTTAATAATAGGGTATTCAAATGATTAAAGCTAATCCAATCCCGCTACAGTCTTGGTGCAGATATGCATGCATATTGTTATAACATGTTTTCTGGTTAGtcatttacgtttacatttacggcatttggcacacgcccttatccagagtgacttacaatgATCTCATTTAGACAactaagcagttgagggttaagggccttgctcaagcgcCCAACAATGGAGGCTTGGCAGTAAACAAACTATCTGACCAAAGTAAATGAATAACTACAAGCTTAAGCTATTTTCAATTAGACATCAAGTTAAAGAAATCAAGACAGAAAAAAGGTCAAAAACTTAGTCGAGTTAGTTGTTCCCCAATAATACTCATATTTATTATACGATATTATATGAGTATTTATAGTCAGTTCAAAAGTGACTTCTTAATTAATTAGACTTGCTTTACATCGATTATAAGAAGCACATACATATGTTTTAAGAGCCACATTGCTTATAAGATCCTTTCTCAGCAGTaaactgtttatattttacAGTGGGTTCAATGCTTAAGAGTACCACATGACGACTGACGTACCATAAGCCCAAGCGGACAAGAGTGAATGTTGGCATGATACACGCAGCAGTTGTGCTCATTGGCGTTGTTCCAGTTAGAGGGACATTCATGTTCATAGCAAAATCTTTTAGCCTCTGAAGCATTACTGTAAGAGAAATGCAAGAAATATCTGGCATTAGGCTGGGACCCATGCTTAGATGTTTGCTCATAAAATGTTCTTGAGAACTTTatgaattgtgtttttttgatTCAAGTGTCCAAGCCAATATACCAAGAGGGGTGCAGTGCTCAAAAGGGCATGGTTTGAAGTTATTCTGAAGGTCTTGTATTTTATACACAATATTTGAATGGAGGtgcaggaaacaggaaattggAGTGGGAGTTCccatatttcttttttcatttaaaaaaaaaaaaaaaaaaaaattgtgaacaGAGACACTGGCTCTTATAAAGAAAGTAGTCACAGGAGTTAAACCTGTAAAACCGCAAAAGGGTATCCTTTATATTAATGTTCCGTTAACTTACATTATATAATGCATTAGTTATCATGATCAAACTATTAACTTCAGCACTAATACACAAAAAATATCAGTAACAAAGTAATGAACATGTGGAAACGTGGAAAAGGGTCTCCTGGTCTGTGGAGACCACTTTTTGATTTTGGCACAAAGGCGAAAACTCAACCCTGCTTTTTACCCCAGAACActatccccacagtgaagcatggtagtggtGGCATAATTTTCCATGACCATCTATCGGTAAACTGGGTTGAGGACAGGATGGATGGAGCTAAATACAAGGCAATCCTAGAAAGAAAGCTATTCCAGTCTGTAAAAAGCTTGAGACTGGGACAGAGGTTCACCTTCCTACATGACAACAATGATACTTAAGCAAGCAACCAACCAGACAACCAATGTCCTTATTTTGGTTTATTAACGTTTCTGCCACAATACATGTACTTTGCACATTCAAATGTTAGACATATTGTGCAAATCAAACGATAAATACCCGGTCAAGTTCATTTCAATTTAAGGTggtaacattacaaaatgtgcagAACTTCAAGGTGGGTGAATGCTTATGTAAAGCATAAGTAttaacaagaaaaaacaaaagtaaaatttCCTGCTTACAAAACAATGTCCTCTTCAATTTAAGTCTTATACTGACACacgtgaaatatttaaaataatagattacaaaataaactcaatatatatatatatatatatatatatgttttccCCAATTTTCAAGTcaatataaaaatttttaaaaaacataaacaaaaaaaaatgatcttcACTAAAGCAATATTTGGTCCTCTGTAACCAGGAAGACCTGTTAAACCTTTTCCTATCTGGGACACATGGTGATGtgcttaaacattttaaaaataaaagtgtttcAAATTCATAGAGACTAGATGTGATCCTAAAAAATATAACTAGTGGACACATTGATACTTGATGCCTTGATTTCAAATTCTTAGTTTCAATCCAActctattattgttattataactATTATTGGTAGCCACACATGTCTGTCATTAAGTGATTTATTCTGTGATTTTGAGAGACGTATGCTCTCTATAGAAGGCTGATTTATCATGGCCCCTGCTGAAACAGCCTCTGCAGCACCTCTAGCAGCCTGTTTTCTATGTCTTTAATATCGAATACCAACAACAAGCTACCACAATTATAGAATCCCTCAAAGCATaagtatttcagtgtgtcaTTAGTTAATTACTGACATAGAAATCTGAGTAGTAGTTACATATGAATTGCACTGGCTAACATAAtctgttattcattcattataagAATAGCTAGTGCTAGCATTTGTCTATCATTTTTCTATCAGATGTAATACTGTGCTTGCATTAGCTTACATTAGAGACACAGTTGTGCAGTATTTGTCGGCTATATTGTGTATGTTTTCAGGGATGGAACAGTGATTGAATGGGTATGTACACccattggataactgcataaatgagcaggtgtacaggtgttcctattaaagtggacggtgagtgtagaTTAATATGGGATGGATAGATGATGAAGATTACTCACCTGAAGTGTAGGATCCTGTTTTTGACTGCATATTCATAAAAGGAATCTGAAGCAGTGACAGAATAGGATACATTAAACTCTTCCCCATCGGTGACTTTCTCTGGAGGACGCTGCACCCAGGCCATCTCTAACCCTGTGACAAGAGTTAatgacattttctgtcttttcttattcattttcatgttatGTTTCCAGCTTTATGACACATCAAATGTATTTAAGATACAAAATCGTCTCCAAGAAGACACAAAGGCACAATGTTGTAATATTAACCCCATGTGAAACATGTCTATTGGCTTTTAACTGTTTGCGAGCTATTTGGTTAAGGGACATGTGGCAGGAAGGTTCTTTGATAATGGAAAGTCATAAAGAAAATTCTTGAGGTATTTGTAAAGGAGATACACGGAGCAAAATTCATTTTTACCTCGACAGGTAAAACTGAGATAAGAAACTTTGATGATTGTTACttctgacaaaaataaaatactaaataataatgaaattgtgtggaaaataatgacatttttattttttaatattaagggttgtttagatttttttttaaaacatcacatTTCTGCCTGGCAATCAAATTTTAATAAGTTTTTActttaacaaataaatttttataatttttttttttatcaatactTCTTGTCTGATACCTGAATATTTTCTCTCCACTAAAATAGGTTAGCCATGTTCCTGCAGTTACAGCCAGCTTGCTCTGCATGGATGAAGTGGGTATGCATTCATTCAGGTATTCCTATCTGGCATAATTATAGCTCACTTATAGAaggtctaaaatgtttttatttttatttttaaataataatgataaaaataaaaagtcctaCTCAGGTGTAAGGTGTTGCTCCTTATTCTAGAGTTTATTTACAGTGTGCAAGTAAACAGTGCATCAGAAGCATTTAGTATGTACCTCACAAATGAACTCACAAATTACACCTcacaaagagaagagagagtaaataataagtaaaaGAATAATGCTAAAAtccagagaaacaaaacaataatagtCCCCTAGATAGTTCAGAATAGTCCAGAGTTGATACAAAATGAATACACTGAAGTCTGAAAAGATTATACTCACCACCACAGCTGATCATGTTGTAATCATTTGGATCGGTTATTGGCCAGCAGTCATATTCAGTATTATCCAAGTCGTGCCAACATTCAACTACCATAACCTGGAGAGAAACCTAATGAAATTATAACTCCTGTTACGTAAAGAATCTACTTTCTTCAGAGAGTAATCAAAAGAGAGCATGGGCTCATGCTTAGACACTTTCTGCTGGCCAGTTAActgtttattgttctttttttttttttaatctaatacCACATAaagcatatatttatattttcacaacattaaacttaCAAACCATATCACAGCTAGGGAACAACAGAAAATACGCATCAACTGTCCATCAATACTGACTCTTTGCATGAAAAACCTTATGGTTCTGTCACTGACAGCATACGGGACACAAAGACGCATTCACTAAGGTACCCTTCATGCACACCACAAGTGTTCCTGACACAGGAACAAAAGCAAAAGCAATTTAATCATATATGCTGTGCTGTACTGTACTTTGCTCGGTAACTCAGAAAAGCAATCGCTGTTTGTAGGTAAGAACACATCTTAAAAATACATCCTCTGATATGATCTAAAATAgtttatttgttaaaataacTCCAATTCAGAAAACAAGAAAGGTTCAGAGACAACACTTAccaggaggaagaagaaagccAGAATGTAGTACAGAGCCATTGGAAACTGCTCATCACTGTGGGTTCTTGGTGTAGACTGACTTGGTAAACAGCTGCTGACTGCTCTCCACTTTTTTTGCTCCTTGATAGCCCTCTAATTATTCAATCAGGCAAAGAGCCCAGGCTAATCCACAGTCACCCCCACTCTCCCAAGGAGACGCGACTGACCTTCAGTCTGCACTGGCACTAACTAATACAAGGCCAGATATATAACAAATAGTACtgtttaaaaacagtttttcaATGTATAAAATTAAGGCAACAAATTGGCAAGTATGGCCCCCGAAATGACAATTTCAGGAAATTCAGTGCTGAGGTATTACTGAGTCCAAAACTAAAGATATAACACATAACTGAATGACAAAGCATTTACTATAATCTCACAACATTAACTACCTTAAATCTTAGGACTATGCTCAGATCTTTGCTGCGTTGGGTGACACGGGGTTTTGCGAGTTctccctgtgggtttcctccagggttCCTGCCAcctcaaaaacatgccagtaaggTGGACTGGCTATTCTAAATGGTCCAtaggagtgaatgagtgtgtaaatgtctgtgtaaGTTTCcatgcaatggactggtgtgtCATCCAGAATATATTCCCATCTTAAAGTTGGTGTCCCCCGAGAGGCTCTgtatccactgcaaccctgaccaagataaagcattATCGATAACGAACGGATGAATGAAATGCCCTTTCACAGAGTGACATGACCACAATTTTCACGACACATGTGATCTGAAATAAACAGCTGGGATTAAACTGCACTTATAAACCAGGCTTGTAGCTCTAGAACTTCTATGCTTTTAGTTTCATTGCACGTATAATATGTAGATGTTCTGGGATGTAGTTGGAAAAGCTTTGTTCCACCATGTCCAGTGAACTTATTTCATATCACATATGAGCAGGAGTCTTTAATAGTGAGTTTTATGAGAAGCTATAGTTTTGGAACTAGACATTCATAGTACTGCAACTCAGACAGCAGATATCAATCTT contains:
- the LOC128613912 gene encoding atrial natriuretic peptide receptor 2-like, whose product is MKMNKKRQKMSLTLVTGLEMAWVQRPPEKVTDGEEFNVSYSVTASDSFYEYAVKNRILHFSNASEAKRFCYEHECPSNWNNANEHNCCVYHANIHSCPLGLMRGRGICGPWIPDDGEIVTHTVSKAGKMSQLLWTSKVVLVHLGVTSVIAHVKVGQMHAALESKVLVVSAQVCGDDICELEESCLTCPADCGVCPMATSIKIAIGLPVVLICTGFILTVVWLQYQKQKMFWDESWIINYNNIMFGKIFQDHNKLVKFTRYFYCAVRKGMVGNVCLLDWFGCTIKVSKDGDSFVVLTGKACYMGFCSTMSLQPVKSNSSISRATDVTVCTVVNASFQPGFIQPGIYDGRTVAVKHIQKKHFTLSKTIRKEVKEVRELDHPNLAKFIGGSIEVPYICIITEYCPKGSLADVLLNEDIPINWGFRLSFATDIARGMAYLHQHKMFHERLYSRNCVVDDRWVCKISDYGLKAYRKEDSEVLSSTFHCGNLCRIYSAPEVLLGNTNIIPAAADVYSYSIILVEIATRSDLISQAQTEPVKLDIMWRPPLPELKAEKSDSDCPNQLEYCELIKKCWSHNVTSRPTFEQVKKMLDKMNPHKVSPVDMMMNLMEKYSKHLEAIVAERTQDLLQEKQKTDRLLYSMLPKPVADDLRQGRTAEAQSYTSATVYFSDIVGFTQLSGSSTPHQVVDFLNKLYTTFDDIIDNYDVYKVETIGDAYMVVSGVPNENGINHAGEIASMALDLISVCNAFKIPHKPTTQLKIRAGIHSGPVVAGVVGTKMPRYCLFGDTVNTASRMESTSEALKIQCSESTTDLLHTIGGYVLVCRGTVHVKGKGEMTTWWLETKRSPTDLLHDEEPQKGPVPVSN